One part of the Phoenix dactylifera cultivar Barhee BC4 chromosome 4, palm_55x_up_171113_PBpolish2nd_filt_p, whole genome shotgun sequence genome encodes these proteins:
- the LOC103713962 gene encoding uncharacterized protein LOC103713962 produces MVMAAAAAEEIHQRPDEPAAAKLESPSPSPSRSLSQSRLHNFSFPTLSWGNQRLLRCMKLPAGANGEIAGSLAIANREEPRVMRKRSSPLSSSPEMEGSKRNPPRIQDPKDREAGGGEKTEESSPAAARPWNLRSRRGACVASVEIGRGRNNFSSSCSPSPVQLERSGLVKSLGPRSEVLEKGERQKFSISLTREEVEEDFLVMKGKKPPRRPKKRAKIVQKQLDSIFPGLWLSEITPDLYKVDA; encoded by the exons ATGGTaatggcagcggcggcggcggaggagatcCACCAGAGGCCTGACGAGCCCGCGGCAGCGAAGCTGGAGTCTCCATCTCCGTCTCCTTCTCGCAGTCTCTCCCAATCCCGCCTCCATAATTTCTCCTTCCCGACCCTCAGCTGGGGGAACCAGCGGCTCCTCCGGTGCATGAAGCTTCCCGCCGGAGCCAATGGCGAGATTGCCGGGTCGCTGGCGATCGCGAACCGGGAAGAGCCGCGGGTGATGAGGAAGCGGTCCTCTCCCCTTTCGTCTTCGCCCGAGATGGAGGGATCGAAGCGGAATCCACCTCGGATCCAGGACCCCAAGGACAGGGAGGCGGGAGGGGGAGAGAAGACGGAGGAGTCCTCTCCGGCGGCGGCGAGGCCTTGGAATCTGAGGTCGCGGAGGGGGGCCTGCGTCGCTTCGGTGGAGATCGGGCGAGGACGGAAcaatttctcttcttcttgctcGCCTTCTCCCGTGCAGCTGGAGAGGAGTGGCCTGGTGAAATCGCTCGGACCGAGATCAGAGGTTTTGGAGAAGGGTGAGAGGCAGAAGTTCTCGATTTCGCTCACTCGTGAGGAGGTTGAAGAGGATTTCCTCGTGATGAAGGGGAAGAAGCCCCCTCGGAGGCCCAAAAAGAGGGCCAAGATCGTGCAGAAGCAACTTGAT TCAATTTTCCCTGGCTTGTGGTTGTCCGAGATAACACCAGACTTATACAAAGTTGATGCTTAA
- the LOC103713963 gene encoding uncharacterized protein LOC103713963: MATAAGEREKPQSSNPLDNFSFPILKRWGNQRMLRCANVNRKGEIIEGDRRPSLPAAASERRALPDGARIRVPVEDSEDGDGGSDDGGLEELRAKLMGHLREAADWIKIGALPPLLGRKAEGDVPVPVPVQAPAPAPAREMEAGLAPEPEPSSSAAEAERPWNLRTRRAACKGPIGTGGRQPSSSTAPAAAAAERGGRERTVRLRSESAGKRERPKLSVALTPEEIEEDIYAVTGSRPRRRPKKRPRIVQKQLDSLFPGLWLSEITADLYKVPDD, encoded by the exons ATGGCGACGGCGGCGGGCGAGCGCGAGAAGCCCCAGTCTTCCAACCCCCTCGACAATTTCTCCTTCCCGATCTTGAAGAGATGGGGCAACCAGCGGATGCTCCGCTGCGCCAACGTCAACCGCAAGGGTGAGATCATCGAGGGCGATCGGAGGCCTTCGCTTCCGGCTGCGGCCAGCGAACGAAGAGCTCTTCCAGACGGAGCGCGGATCCGGGTGCCGGTGGAGGACTCGGAGGACGGCGATGGCGGCAGCGACGACGGAGGGCTGGAGGAGCTGAGGGCGAAACTGATGGGCCATCTCCGCGAGGCGGCGGACTGGATAAAGATCGGGGCGTTGCCGCCTCTCTTGGGACGAAAGGCGGAGGGGGACGTGCCCGTGCCCGTGCCGGTGCAggcgccggcgccggcgccggcTAGGGAGATGGAGGCGGGGTTGGCACCGGAACCGGAACCCTCGTCGTCTGCGGCGGAGGCAGAGAGACCGTGGAATCTAAGAACGAGGAGGGCGGCATGCAAGGGCCCGATCGGGACCGGAGGGCGGCAACCAAGCTCTAGCACTGCTCCGGCGGCGGCAGCAGCGGAGAGAGGTGGTCGGGAGAGGACGGTCCGGCTGAGATCggagagcgcggggaagagagaGCGGCCTAAGCTCTCGGTCGCGCTCACGCCGGAGGAGATCGAGGAGGACATCTACGCCGTGACGGGATCCAggcctcgccggcggccaaagaAGAGACCTAGGATCGTACAGAAGCAgttggat TCGCTCTTCCCCGGCCTGTGGCTATCGGAGATCACCGCCGACTTGTACAAGGTTCCTGATGATTAG